The window TGGATAAAGGAGTTTCTCGTGTGAAACGTCTGGTCTCCTTTACAACTTCCAATATTCAAattttatatgcatgtactataataataattattatattcatATGCTCCCcttcatgcacacataaaAACCTATATGTACTTTAAAAGTACCACACCATGCCGGATCACATTCATTTAGCCTGTAATGCAATCGGACCACTTGGGTTGATCTAAAAAAGTTGAGATCTCTATACATACTGATAGAGCAGAGAAATACCTACGCAATGAATCGTTTGAAGTTTGTTGCTATGAAATGCATTATTGAAAAAACAAAGATGCCCTACTCATTAGTAAGCCTATGTTTTGCGTTTTTTGACTAAGCACTGAGGTGAAAAtagttggatttagagcaccAGACTTCACATAGAGATAGTAGAAAGGCTATAGATACTTATAAGTTTATAAAACTAAATTCATCACTTTGCACTCAAGGTCATGAATTCGCCTCTATCTCAAATTGAAAATCTAACCCAAGTGGTCCCTTTTCTCAGATTGCCGGCATCACatatacgtattttaatcagcctggaatcgaggccaACATTCATTCAATAAAGCATGTTCACATGCAACAATTTCACtcagctatattatatatacgaTCACAAACAGGGCCGCAAGAAGATGTTTTAGGTGTGGGGGCAGAAAAAAGGAATGGACCCACTCCTTGCGACGCAGAGGGTGGGTCCGAGAAGGGCTGGAGGGAACTTTTTGAAAAATTGTATGTTCTCAGAGATAAACAGAAATAATCTGCATCATTCAactcactctttgagtttgcatgcagcaaaattaattaatgcaaaaatgttcatcatgtacctattagtagctttatattatgtagctttggcattccaccgaggcatcagtaccTTCGTTGCTTTCATATTATATAAGGCTATTTATGATGCGATAGTTCTAAAaactgtagatctacatgtaggtggCTGGTGCATCTGGTTAGAATGGGAAAAGTTTACGAAGTACTCCTTCTGTCCGACTGGCTGTGGATCGTTAGAGTCTAAATGGAATGGACGAATTAGCTAACTTGAATTATTGAACCTTTTCATGTTCGACGATTAGCTGCAAAGCTATTCAATAATTGAGAACTATAGCCGACACTAGTCTATACACTGTGTCTCTAAGGTATATAATGACATACTATGATTGTGGAGGTCGAGACTTTTGTGTTATTTTGTTAAATGTACGCATGAAATCACAATTTTCATCTGGTTGAGTAGCTGTAGGTTTTCTATCTTCTGTTTCACAACCAGCTGAAGTAAAGGGCTCCTTCAATACTCCCAATTCTGATCTTTGCATAAGTTGTGTGAGTAGTGGTTGTGCAACTAGCTCCTTGGTGTGACGTGATGGCCTAGATTTCAGTACCTTAGCATCTGTGCTCACGGCATCACTTAGCTCACTTCCAGATGGGctcttcacttgcactggACGTGTAAAGAGAGTACTGCTATTAGTGTCCGATTGGGTTGCCAGTTCATCGCTTTGTTCATCACTAGTTTCAGTAATCCTAGTTGGCTGTACACGTAGAGGTTGTTCAACTTTTATAGCGGGAATATCTTCAATACCGTGTTTACTCGTGGCTGTACTTTGCAGTGTCCCATCTAGGTTGTCCACTGCTCTGGAGATTCTCTTGCGTATAACGGTCTTTACACTTCGTATTGAAGACGCTTGATCGCTCTCAATGTCTGAGTCTTTGGGTTCGTATTGATATCGCTTGTCATTGCTCGTCTCTTCCTGATGATCTATGGTGGTGCACTCAGTCTCCGATCTTGAGTCCTCTGAAGTTGATTTTGGCACAACACTGACGCTCTCTAAACTTTCAGCCCTCTTCATCGGAACAATAACTTCGTTGAGTGGTGGATCTTTCAATCTAAAAAGATGTTTTGTAATCCTCTTTCCGATCCGCTCCATTTCCACTTTCATATCTTCAAGAACATCTTTTGCATCATTTTTCGAAATATctgattccctcagtaacacTTCCTTGACATGAAGCTTGTGTTGAAGTACTTCTATTTGATATGTTTTTGACTGCACTTGCTGTTTCAGTTTATTGTTCTCTTTGGTCAGTTCTTTGTTCTTTTTCTGTACACAATtaaagttacatgtatatctattcctgtaattaataattattagtctaaTTCACTTACTATCAGCGTGGCTATGTCCTGGTCAGACTCCATTCTCTcaatggttataattatagctactggaAAACTGTTCTATTGATCAGTCCGTCCAGAAGTTTGCTCAAAGGTTgcagtttgtgtacataataggGCATACATACGTATACAATGCGTGCTGTAATAAGAGTGGGGTACTAGCTCGAGTTACAGTGATCATCACAATGcattcatgtacatatatgtacGAGCAAGATAGTTGGGTGTAAAGTGAAAATGCATATTTTGTGCGTGTGTTGGTACTTTGTGTGTGTTATTATTGTGCAATTTTCTGCCCTCTTAAAAGGTCAAGTCACCCCAGCCTTGGTACACTAGGATTACAGTTCACATTCATAGTGAATAAAGAATGTCAACATGGCAACACTTTCACTCGATTAGCTATATATGGATATTCACAAAGTAATAATTAAGGCAGTCAATGATCAGTTTTAAATATAGTTCAGTTTCTCTCACATATCAGCTCAACCACCTGCAGTAAGCAACACAGGTGATGCATGCAAGAAACATCACCTCATGAAACTAAGTACATTTatggatatatatatatacgtttaAATATGGGATATGTAGGCGAGTGGTGGTGTTGGTTGGTGTTGGTTAGAAAGGGGAAAAGTTTTACGAATGGGAAATGCGATAAGCATGCAAACGGTCCCCCTATCATCCCAGGCTTGCCGTCAGTATTTAGTAGTCAGAGGTACTGATTTACACTTTTACATACATCAAATGATTCACTCACACTTTGTCCCATGAGGGTATGTTCAACGCAGCGCTCGATGGTGCTGGCCATCACCTGCTCCAGGAGCATCCTCACCAACTGCTCATCTGATACAAACTTCCACAGGTACACCTGCAAGTAGTGACAGTCCACCTGCATCTGCTGGAGACCAAATTTTCCAAATGTCCGCAACCGTACGCACTCCAGGAGAGCctgaatacacacacagataacAATCAATGCCATTGGGTGAACAGCATATGGGTACACGATTGAAGTGCGGGTAATTTTTAACCTATATATAAGGTCACAgatattgtatatacatgtaaaaggAAACCAATTAAGCATAATATAAGCTATAAATGACAAATGTAGTGTTACGGTCTATTTCACTGAAATGCTCTATTCTCAGTGCGGAATGATTGAACTGACCTTTAAGAATATCTTGATAATGCCAGTGATGATTGACGGCTTGTCAAACTGAACTGTACCAAACACCTCGATCCTCTCAAAGAACAGTTTCTGAATGTTGCTCAATAGACTACTGTCCAGTGTCCTGAGAGAGACAGAGACAGAGAGAGAAGGAGGGGGAATacacattacatgtatagcatgGGTCATGTAAGCATTACAAGCTGTGACACCATTAACAGGCCAAAACAAATAGCTACAGTATTACCTCCCCTCCAATCTTGACACTATTATAACAGATACAAAGTGACAGGAATGTGggcacagtgtgtgtgtgtgtgtgtgtgtgtgtgtgtgtgtgtgtgcagtgactCACGCTGACGTGTACTGGTAGCCTTTACTCTGGTAGGAGAAGGTGTGACGACTGCTCTCTATTGGAGAAACAAACACAGTTTAGTTCTAGCATAaaaaaacacataataatgTAATGAAGGACATTATCTCTACAAGCTGATATTGAAATGAGGGCCTTTATTGTGTTATATGAGGAGAGGAACTGTGGGGGGTACTTATCCACCACCCCCAACATAGTTACCCGGGGCTCACCTGATCCCTGTTCCTTCTTGAGGCCGTCCTCATAGAGAGTGCCCACCTGCTGATCAATGAGCGTGatctcctccaccactctctTCATCACCGACCGAATGTTGCGTGGCTCAATCGTGTTCAGCCAATCTCGTGTCTCCACACTCTTGCGAatcatctgtgtgtgtgtgtgtgtgggggggggggggtgggggggggggtcagttACAGGTAGTAATCAGGCAACAAAACTCATGGgccgtaataattattagaatatACCATAGACCCCCCTGCCCTCCCTCAATGGTGGACAACCACAGACCCCCCGCCCTCCCTCAATGGTGGACAACCTATTAGAGCCAATTGTACTGTGTTCGAGCACTTACTTGAGATATGACCTGTCCTTGTACTTTGACATAATGATTCAGCAAtgcctgcgtgtgtgtgtgtgtgtgtgtgtgggtgggtgggtttaaatagagcatctttgaacggtcatactttagttctgttggtccaaAAACgttaattttctgaaagattagagagaggcctttcagatgatttGTTAAACTCAAAAATATATTTTCGGcttgtttttgacaaaatacaaCCCATGGTATTGTTATAAAAAATTATGCGGTCGttccaaatttgggatttgatcataccatctgaacgggttccttctaagctttcagaaaatcagaaaatcgttgaatttggaccatcagaacccTAGTTACAGAGTACTTTCAAAATGAAGGGGATCAGGGCCATAAAAGGTTCAATTCAAATGTAAACAAACATTCTGTAGCACTAATGGAATGTGTGGAAGTGTCTATAAACACACCTGAGAGATTTCCTTGGCATGTCTGAGGAGTTcgttggtgggtgtggctaacaGCGGCCCATCAGGATGAGGGGGAAACTTCTCATCCCCATAGCTCACCTAGTATAGCGACACCATGGTAACAATGTATAACAAGTTGTGGCGACCAACCAGATAGCTGATAGTAGATCTCTCCATCTCGTGCACCAGTTTAGAAAGGATGAGGATGAGAGGTGGTGGGTAGGCCCCAGAGGTGTGGTCTCCACTGCTACCCACTGAGaacgactgtgtgtgtgtgtgtgtgtgtgtgtgtgtgtgtgtgtgtgtgtgtgtgtgtgtgtgtgtgtgtgtgtgtgtgtgtgtgtgtgtgtgtgtgtgtgtgggggggggtacgtatacatgtacctagaaTAATACGTACAGGTGAACTATTTCTAAGGTGGTGGTAGGGTTCAAGCTGCTAGACTTGATAGCTAACCAGGCCAGGCCTCACAAGTGATCACACTGTACCTTACAAGTCTCCAAGACAAAGTTAATGAATGTGCACACGACACCAGCCCGAATATTGCCCACACAGAACTTCCTCCTGAAGTCAGATCTCTCAGAGAAGGACACATTGCACTCCACAAACTCCTGCACAAACAAAAATGCACAGACAAAATGAAgtcaatactataattataatgaaataCTTAATTGCTTTACTTTATACACAGTCCAGCAAGGTAGTACAGTGTACAGCACGTGTACAAGGAATCATGCACAGCCAAACAGCTACTACTCTCTATACAGTGTGTATGACTTACCTTGAGGTTGGTGAGTGCTGACTCTAGCCCACTCTTAATGGAGGCATACAGAGTGGCAGAGTGGTCCCTCAGGGTGGGGCCTCCCTGCTGAGATCCCTTGCTTGTCACCAGATCATGCCTCACGGTCATCAGAGTGTCTGGAGAGGGCAGACCAGGATAAGATTATActaacaatataattattagctctCACCTGTGAAGCTCTGTTGCAGTCTTTGTGAGTGACACTCTGTATGGGTACCCGTCACTATGGTCACCAGTTGATAGCCTTTCCTGGAATAAGCAATTTAACATAAttgtacatcataattatgaaacttCATATATAGGTTGTATTAATATTTGCCTATACAGGATTGAGAATTTCATTTAGAAAATAGTGAAGTTATTTCCAGCCCCATGGACAATATCTAAAGAGAATGCATTTTACTCTCTTACTCGCTGAAGTTAACTGATGGTAGGAGGTTGTCCATTGCTTGTAACTTCCCACTGACTTTGTCCAGTGCTCGTATCAGCGCCACGCTCTCTTGATGCGTCGCCTCGTTCTTTAGTCTCTCCATCACCGTCTCGAGGCAGCTGTCCATCAATGATTGAACAAACTCCGTCAGTGTTTTTTGAGCCTCTTCAGCCACCTGCTGGTctccactgtgtgtgggggtggtgttaGTATATACTGTAAGAAGCACATGGGGAGGCTGTAGTAACAATTGgtaatgtacaatgtacattttaAGGCCATGCAGTCTTCAATCAGTTAAACTCAAATTTAGAAGGCCTTGGGAAAATTGTTAAATTTGAAGTTAGAAAAGGACCTCTAACATTATCACACCATGCAACAGGGCTATTTGGGGGCTACACAATGCATGCTTTAGTTTTAAAATCGAACCTTCGAAACTCAAAATCTAGCATCCTTGACTGACCTGGATTTGTGGCGCTTGATAAACAGATCATGGAAGGTCTGGATGACAAGACTGACGTTGGCAAAGAAACTATTGCAGACCAGGTGCACGTACTCCTGAATGCCCTGAGGGAATAAGAGATTCATTTGAAATTAGTGCAGTAAAAAGGGAGAGAGAAAACTCGATCTTAATCATAACCTGTGTTGTAGCCGTATCTATATGTATAACACAGCTACTGGCATAATTAAAATATACGTATGCATATACAGCACATAACGCTAGCTACAGTCGTGGCCTAACAATAGGTCCAGCTGCCTAGGTTAGTCACACCAGCTGCACTGACTCACCATGGTGACAGTGGTTTCACCGTCCTCGTTCTGTATCTCATGTGGCTGTGTGGAAGGGAGCGATGATGACACAGTAGACATGGCAACTGGTTTGCTTACCTTCTCTCCTTGTTCCACTACACTCAGGTCACGCTCTAGCTGCCTCCGAGAGCTGCAGGGCAGAGACAGTAATAGTCTAC of the Halichondria panicea chromosome 2, odHalPani1.1, whole genome shotgun sequence genome contains:
- the LOC135331559 gene encoding uncharacterized protein LOC135331559 is translated as MESDQDIATLIKKNKELTKENNKLKQQVQSKTYQIEVLQHKLHVKEVLLRESDISKNDAKDVLEDMKVEMERIGKRITKHLFRLKDPPLNEVIVPMKRAESLESVSVVPKSTSEDSRSETECTTIDHQEETSNDKRYQYEPKDSDIESDQASSIRSVKTVIRKRISRAVDNLDGTLQSTATSKHGIEDIPAIKVEQPLRVQPTRITETSDEQSDELATQSDTNSSTLFTRPVQVKSPSGSELSDAVSTDAKVLKSRPSRHTKELVAQPLLTQLMQRSELGVLKEPFTSAGCETEDRKPTATQPDENCDFMRTFNKITQKSRPPQS
- the LOC135331557 gene encoding vacuolar protein sorting-associated protein 51 homolog isoform X1, whose amino-acid sequence is MADSDSEQQTDVSPPAESSEEDHQMRRRRRGLLRMYYGVDDSVQLQQDNPLDIDKAGFKADMFMEKMLKETSLNNLYKQEERMKKEIQELDSNMQYLVYENHSKFIKASETIREMKDDFQHLEDDMGTLGARMDDITTSSNSINSALEDRKKEISKLCGVNYLLKKLQFLFELPTRLTKCMEMGFYSQAVRTYSRARRVLEQYQHMPSFHGIQGDCSVIVTKLISSLKKRMDDERSSTATVVETVDLLLELDQPPSDLCQQFLANSRRQLERDLSVVEQGEKPHEIQNEDGETTVTMGIQEYVHLVCNSFFANVSLVIQTFHDLFIKRHKSSGDQQVAEEAQKTLTEFVQSLMDSCLETVMERLKNEATHQESVALIRALDKVSGKLQAMDNLLPSVNFSEKGYQLVTIVTGTHTECHSQRLQQSFTDTLMTVRHDLVTSKGSQQGGPTLRDHSATLYASIKSGLESALTNLKEFVECNVSFSERSDFRRKFCVGNIRAGVVCTFINFVLETCKSFSVGSSGDHTSGAYPPPLILILSKLVHEMERSTISYLVSYGDEKFPPHPDGPLLATPTNELLRHAKEISQALLNHYVKVQGQVISQMIRKSVETRDWLNTIEPRNIRSVMKRVVEEITLIDQQVGTLYEDGLKKEQGSESSRHTFSYQSKGYQYTSATLDSSLLSNIQKLFFERIEVFGTVQFDKPSIITGIIKIFLKALLECVRLRTFGKFGLQQMQVDCHYLQVYLWKFVSDEQLVRMLLEQVMASTIERCVEHTLMGQSVVELICERN
- the LOC135331557 gene encoding vacuolar protein sorting-associated protein 51 homolog isoform X2, which codes for MADSDSEQQTDVSPPESSEEDHQMRRRRRGLLRMYYGVDDSVQLQQDNPLDIDKAGFKADMFMEKMLKETSLNNLYKQEERMKKEIQELDSNMQYLVYENHSKFIKASETIREMKDDFQHLEDDMGTLGARMDDITTSSNSINSALEDRKKEISKLCGVNYLLKKLQFLFELPTRLTKCMEMGFYSQAVRTYSRARRVLEQYQHMPSFHGIQGDCSVIVTKLISSLKKRMDDERSSTATVVETVDLLLELDQPPSDLCQQFLANSRRQLERDLSVVEQGEKPHEIQNEDGETTVTMGIQEYVHLVCNSFFANVSLVIQTFHDLFIKRHKSSGDQQVAEEAQKTLTEFVQSLMDSCLETVMERLKNEATHQESVALIRALDKVSGKLQAMDNLLPSVNFSEKGYQLVTIVTGTHTECHSQRLQQSFTDTLMTVRHDLVTSKGSQQGGPTLRDHSATLYASIKSGLESALTNLKEFVECNVSFSERSDFRRKFCVGNIRAGVVCTFINFVLETCKSFSVGSSGDHTSGAYPPPLILILSKLVHEMERSTISYLVSYGDEKFPPHPDGPLLATPTNELLRHAKEISQALLNHYVKVQGQVISQMIRKSVETRDWLNTIEPRNIRSVMKRVVEEITLIDQQVGTLYEDGLKKEQGSESSRHTFSYQSKGYQYTSATLDSSLLSNIQKLFFERIEVFGTVQFDKPSIITGIIKIFLKALLECVRLRTFGKFGLQQMQVDCHYLQVYLWKFVSDEQLVRMLLEQVMASTIERCVEHTLMGQSVVELICERN